Below is a genomic region from Streptomyces sp. NBC_00461.
ACTGGGCCGGGGCACCACCCGTGGTTTCAGCACCCACCAGCCAACTCCCCCGACGGCATCGCTCAAGGGGTTGATGTTATCCACGGGGCTCCTATCATTTTGATGCTCGACGTTTCGATCGTAGTTCGTAATATCGAACAGAGCGGAGCGTTCCTTTTTGCGCTCCCCCACCCCCTGACGCACCGACTTCCACACCGTCATCTCCTGGGAGCTCTCCCAGACTTCCTGGCGCCCCCACGGCATCCGCACTCGAGGAGACACCATGGTCACCCACGGAACGTCACGCTCGCATCCACCAAGTACCCTGCAACAAAGGCGATTTGAGCTGTCAGGACGAAGAAGCGTGACAGCCCCCCTCAGCACCGTGCCCGGCCGCGATCTGGCCCACGCGTTCGCTATATGGCTCGCGCCTGCCGTTACCCAGGCTCCCGTGGACGTGGACCTGACCGATGCCCCCGGGAGCGGCCTGTGACGTCTGTCAAGCAGGCCTTGGTCGTCCGCGGGGGCTGGGACGGGCACGTCCCCGTGGCCGCCACCGACCGCTACGTCACGGCACTCAAGGCGGACGGCTACGCAGTGACCGTCTCCGGCACGCTCGACAGCTACCTCGACGAGGAGCTGCTGGCCGCCACGGACCTGGTGGTGCAGTGCTGGACGATGGGCGAGATCACCGGCCCGCAGGCGGAGGGCCTGAGCCGGGCCGTCCGGGCGGGGACCGGTCTGGCCGGCTGGCACGGAGGCATCGTCGACGCGTTCCGCGCCGAGACCCGCTATCAGATAATGACGGGCGGCCAGTTCGTGCACCACGCACGGGAGTTCACGACCTTCGAGGTGCGTCCGGTGCCGGGAAAGGACGATCATCCGGTGCTGGCCGGAATCGCACCCTTCACCGTCACCACCGAGCAGTACTACCTGCACGTGGATCCTGCGATCGAGGTACTCGCCGTCGCCGGGTACGGCCCCGATCCCGACCATCCCGAACTCCTCGGCACGCCGGTGCCGGTCACCTGGGCCAAGCGCTGGGGCGCGGGCCGGGTGTTCGTCACCACCCTCGGACACAACTTCGCCGACCTGGAGGTTCCCGAGGTCGACTCGATGATCCGGAAGGGCATGGCATGGGCGACCCGTTGACGGAACGCCCCACAGCCCTGCGGATCGGGCTGGTCGGCGCCGGACAGATCAGCGGCGCCTATCTGCGCACCCTCCCCTCGCTGGCGAATCTGAGCGTCACGGCCGTCGCCGACCTGGACGCGGCCCGCGCCCGCGCCGTCGCGGCCACCGTCCCCGGCGCCCGCGCAACGACCGTCA
It encodes:
- a CDS encoding ThuA domain-containing protein; this translates as MTSVKQALVVRGGWDGHVPVAATDRYVTALKADGYAVTVSGTLDSYLDEELLAATDLVVQCWTMGEITGPQAEGLSRAVRAGTGLAGWHGGIVDAFRAETRYQIMTGGQFVHHAREFTTFEVRPVPGKDDHPVLAGIAPFTVTTEQYYLHVDPAIEVLAVAGYGPDPDHPELLGTPVPVTWAKRWGAGRVFVTTLGHNFADLEVPEVDSMIRKGMAWATR